The window TTATATTGGTATAACAACTCGTTAATTAACAAGCGCTAGCTAGAGTTTAGCTTAATTATAACTAACtaggctttttagctaaaaggATCTTTAAGATTGGCATAACTTCCCACTTAGGTCCCCAACAATGAAAATCGATAGgagtggtccctgagtttgtctaccttaaatcattttggtcattctgtgaaaaatctgtcaatatccTCGTTAAATGGTCAAGTGACCACATTTTTAAGAGTGTTTTTGTCAAACTAAGCCCTCCACTTAATGATtatattgacagatttttcacgaaatgaccaaaatggtTGACAGTCAACAAACTCAAGAAcaatttctatcatttttcGTTGTCatggaacaaaataaaaaattatgccaatgggaccattttggctaaaaagcatAACTCTATATAACACTGACCGCTTATGGTTAAGGAAGGGAACATTTGCTCTAAGGCTCTCAATAGCTCTTGATAACTTTTGTACATCTCCAAGTCGAGTTTACGTAGATAAGGAGCTCCATCTGCGCTCACTTTTACATACTTTCTGCTGCTTTCCACCACCACCAACGACTTCTGTCTCATCGATCTTACCGGCGGCCACCCAGCTATTCTTGCTCTGAATATCAGAACCCCAAATACGCAGTTCGTCAGATAAAGCTGAAATGAAAATGTCGATAATCAAACGGCTAAACAAGTAGTTATGATTTAGtcaaattttgacatggatatATAATTCTCGAAGTACAATTTAAAAACTGAACGATTTGATATCACACGTTTGAACTACCGCATGTGCGAAACAACATATACAAGttaaaaacaaaatcttaaCTTTGCAGCTGCGGCTTTGATGACGGAAGTAGTTGTAGAACTACTGGTACTAGATGATGAGCTGCCACGTGGCTCGCTGGCGGTAGAGCTTTTCTGCAGGCTAATCTGATCAACGGTATCCATGAAACCACGTTTCACCGAGCTGCTATTAGTAATACTTATCTTGAAGTTGAACGCTCCAAAGACACGAGGATGGTTGTAATCTGACGTCGTACCAGGTAACCCTAAGGTAAGCTCAGTGTCCTTAAACTCCATGCTTTCATTTGCTGACATCATCTTTCCGGCCGGCCAGCACTGTGCGAACGTGTGCAGGTTGTTTGCTTTGCTGTTAAATATATTGAGAACAGGAGGGGAGGCGGAGGTAGAAAAATTCAATGGCACGAGGGGTGGCGAAAAAGGAGAGGCCACGAGGGGTGGCGAATAAGGAGAGGCCACGTGGGGTCTGGTGCGGGAGCACTGCTTGCGGTTGACATGCAAGGCTTGACAGTAGCGCGCAGCTTAAAAGTTTGTGCCGGCTGTCGGTACATCCAATCGGATTCTGTTTCTGTCACTCTACATGATTACTAAATTTACCATATTGCTTAGCCTGTCTATTTCTTGGTATGGTTATATGGGGAAATTTCACATCATCGATAGTACCTACTTGGAGAAAATTTTGTAGGCAATATAAAGATAAGTTACAAAATCTTGTAGGCAATATAAACGCTAAGTTACATGGTGTATTCTTCTATATATTATAAAGACATGTGTTATAATTTGAGTAAAACAGCAATATTACATAGTCATATTCTAAGTATTATTCATGCTAATTGTTGTGCAGACATATATAATTCATTAGGATCCTCCAATTAGCAATCCTAATcctcttgtttttattttagtaGATATGGTACGGTATATCACTAGATTTTGATTCATAGAATCATAGTATTTCTCTAGGGAAAGGTATTTGAATTTGAGACCTCAAACATTCGGAGAAATATGTAACTAGACGAAATGTAAGTTCAATACATAAAATCATATGAATTAGAGGTTTTAACTCTTCTTGGGATCTTGCCAAACTTACGGAATACTTGAGCGAAACCAATATTTATTGAGTACAAGATATTATTAGATATATCATATCTTTTATATATCACATTTATATACCAACTTATATCACAGTTGATGTGGTGGTTCATGTTATCTACCACATCATAAACTCGTTTTCATTAAGTTTAAATGAACGATCCAATTGTATCGTTTCAAATATTAAAAGAagaaacttgaatccaagaagcTGATACATTATTTACGCTAACTGTTCTAAACCAACACCTTTGCCTCCTTTAAAATTTGAACACGacttataatatatatgttctaaaaacaacaaaacatataTACAGCCGTTTTCACATCCTCTCTCAGAAAAAGCCCATACAATATGTGAGTATCTTGTC of the Pyrus communis chromosome 1, drPyrComm1.1, whole genome shotgun sequence genome contains:
- the LOC137732729 gene encoding auxin-induced protein IAA4-like, with amino-acid sequence MSANESMEFKDTELTLGLPGTTSDYNHPRVFGAFNFKISITNSSSVKRGFMDTVDQISLQKSSTASEPRGSSSSSTSSSTTTSVIKAAAAKARIAGWPPVRSMRQKSLVVVESSRKYVKVSADGAPYLRKLDLEMYKSYQELLRALEQMFPSLTISGKCIEDGNEVMKPAVKGMDQYMLTNEDKDGDWMLVGDVPWKMFIESCKRIRLMKSSDAVGIAPRAPIPS